The genomic segment CAGATTACTCAATTTATCCTTTGGTTTCTTGGTAGCATCCCACCAGCAACCCTTTTTCTTATCTTGTAAGGCTCTGTTTGGTATTATATTTGTAATtgtatttcatcaaaatttgaattttttttttgttaaaattgagtgcggtttatattttttggatcgttttgatgtgctgatattaaaagtaatttttaaaaaataaaaaaattattaacatatatctcagcatgaaaaattatttgaaaagcactcaTAATTACATTCAACCACGCTGCTAAACACGCTCTAAGTCGTATGCACCAACTGGGAAAATAAGCGGCAGCAGCAGCTTTGATTATACCCTGTCGTCACCCACGTAGCCCCCCAATGATCAGCCCTTCTCAATCCCCCGCTAATACCGACAAAGTATCACTGCAATGGGTCCCATCCATCAGTTCCGACATCTACGCGGCACAGTACCAGATACATCGTCGGCAGCCTGCTGTCTTGCCGCGTGTCTCATCTTCTAAAGGAAGTTTTAGCTTTGTCTGCAACttgtgattttaatttaaaaagaccGGCAGGAAATGCTCAGCCTCGATTGAGCGCGTGCTAGTGACGTTGCTGGCTTGAGCCGTAGTGTGACGGCACCGTTTTGTGATGTTTTGAATTTGAACTAGCGGTGGGGTTAATAGAGAGTGGGTGTGGGGGGTTGGGATAGATTGACTGATATGTGAGGACACGTAGAGAAGTTAACTCCTCTAGTTTGGATAAGTCTCTCTTTATTCATCGCCATCTGATACAACTAACCTGTCCTTTATCAGTACCCACAGATTTTAGATTTAACTCCTTTCGGCGTAGCGTCTTTTTCGTGGATTAGatggtttttaaagtatttttttatttatatcaagagATCATCtatatgattaatattttattatggtaATATTTCTTTGTGCTGTATTAAGTtataaatttgatcaaaatcatatattttcagATACAATTGTATAGTCATTCAAATTAAATGTGTgaagttttaatattatatgtatatatatctgtttactatgaattataataatgaattgataatcttaccttaaaaaaaactcttattcaaatgttttttaaagataaaatagttttttcttttggttcatTTGTTATTTGTGAATTATCAAGTGGCGTCttaatctttgataaatttattttttaaaatattttttatttaattataaataacaaaaataaacgatTACAAATCAAGTACAAgctaaacattaaaatatttgttttaaaactgtGTCAAGATACTTGTAAAATCaagcatatataaaaaattaggaaGTATATTTGAGATTGcaataacttaatagaaaataaattaaaaaactgattaaaaacaattaaaaattcaaattaaaaaagaaatcaataaaaaaaactcaatataaatccaatattaaaaaatacaaaaaatacaaaaaaaacatgcatgcttTTTTCAAGTTGGAGCAAGTGGTCAAaacctcaattttttaaaaaaatatatatatatatttttcaattgcaaCTTGGTCTATTTATAGtccaagaaaaatagttttgtagttttagaaactatatattttatattttaaaattcatttacaGTTCAATACTACTAATTGTCCATTCTATATTCTTTTAAGATTTCTCTTCTTATTAtgttttagtaaataaaaaataaaaaaattatatataagatgGAGTGAttgataagaattttttttattaaattaaacatgatGAATTAAGTAGCCATTTGATAATGTTAGATACCGTATAGATTAATTActataattaaatctaaattaattctaaacccttgtagttttttttcccctccctTGTTATTGGTAGGAGAGATtctaatcaaattataattattaagtaatactctaaaaggcATGGACAAACTACTGTAGCTTTTCCGCGCCTTTTACTTTCTCatctttaatatattatattattataattattatattataataataataataattatattatattataatatatactaaaaattaaattaagtaatactctaaaaggcgtGGAAAAACTACTGTAGCTTCCCCACTCCTTTTACTTTCTCatctttaatatattatattattataattattatattataataataattattattatattatattatattatatactaaaaattaaattaagtaatactctaaaaggcgtGGAAAAACTACTTTAGCTGCCTTTTACTTTCTCatctttaatatattatattattataattattattattatatattacaatatatactaaaaattaaatgaaacattaaattgttttttttataatttttatttttttaatgaatttttttgtttgatcccGGATTTGATGGGTTAGTctggtttaacgagttaacccagattttttttctttttaattatttttttttcatttagtttagtttgttaatgttaaatttctttatatttaatttttagtatatattacaatatatactaaaaattaaatgaaacattaaattgtttttttataatttttattttttttaatgaatttttttgtttgatcccgggtttgatgggttagtctggtttaacgagttaacccagattttttttctttttaattatttttttttcatttagtttagtttgttaatgttaaatttctttatatttaattatcagactttcatgacacgtatccctgacttgacgggttaactttgtttgacgggttaactctgTTAATTTTAGGTAAACCcgtcaattgtttttttctatttagttatcaaactttcatgacgcgaatctcaggtttgacgggttaacctggtttgaagggttaactcagttaattcagatccttttctttttctttattagtttttttcttcctattgattttttttcctttgttttttttctttttaatttatctatttaattatcacacttttatgacacgatcttatagtcagacccacatccaatgcTCTAGGGTTCAGTGTTGcagccagactcacttaaacttaagtcctgtaagtttaattttattattaatattataaatagtaTTCTTGGGTCAAGCGTTACAGCTAGACTCAAGgcttttgggtatatctttacagaaagacctaacactcttaaatcttagtattttttgatattttttatgcaagaaaaaaaaaatcacccgtggcatatgcctttgtttttttttttttcctttttcctttcctttttaagccttttctttttcttcattagtttttccCTTCCTGCTggtatttttctctttgctttttttttaattaatctttttttttaaaaaaaattagttcattaatattaaatcttttttctatttagttatcatactttcatgacacgaatctcaggtttgacaggttaacctgatttggcgagttaacccaattgattcagattttttttcttttttctcattagtttttttttctttatgctggttttttttctttgttttttttctttttaattaatctatttaattatcatacttttatgacacgaccttgcagtcaGACCTACATCCAATGCTATTGAGTATGGTATTATAGCCAAattcacttaaacttgggtcatgcaagtttaatgttattattaatattataaatattactcttaggtcagACGTTGCAACCAAACCCAGGACTCTTGGGTGTAGCTTTGTAGAAAgacctaatacttttaaatcttaatttttttttaatatttttatgtaaaataaattgacccgcggcatcgcggaggtcatgtaactagtaaaTAACTACAACACGAGAGACAGATAAACGAGAGAGAAACACAagagaagaaattataaaataataattttaaggataacaaagatatttttatcactttttttaatgACTATGAACGTGattttcacttcttttttttatctctttttttatatcataagtATTGGTAATTCTACCTCGAGCAATATAgaatttcttagatttttttgtgtttttatctgGATATTCTCGTACCCTTTTAAAGGATGAGATTAATCCCATTTAGAATTTGTGACTACCCCTctcaataaatatgttttttaaaaattgaatttgtgtttttatccttacagaaatataaCAATATCTTAACTACCATATCAATATTTTTGAGATTGATAATTTATATGCATGATTAACATTTAACAtggtaattatatttaatttttttataaatttgacaaGAACCATAACTTGCGAGAGATAATtgcatgttaaaaatattcGATGTCTTGGTATCTCAAactatctttattttaaaaaggctACGCGGTTTCCGTACTTTATAAGAGGATAAATGAAGGAATAACTCCTAGCTACGTAACTGACGCTACAATAAAAGTAATTGATTGGTGAATTAAAGCTcagaataaatataaatcatttaaGTAAAACATGGTTCTATTCCTGCGACATGTTCACTACATGCTGTCAAAGTTGTTCCTCTTACCcgtttttctatttgttttttttataaattaaaaaaatagttttaatatcttatttaaatgattgtttttgatattataatacgtgatatttttttaaatttcttcttattttaaaataaattaaaataattagttttttagattttttaattttaattttaatatattaaaatcataaaaaaatattaatacaaattaaaacatacttttaaaacatgtaatcTTAGAGCTACTGGAGATTTACATAATCGTTAATTTTAAAGTTCATAAAAATaatcgaggtacgcgcaagttAATTCAGActtctatattaataaaataaaataaaaactattatattCCTAATCCAACTCAAATTGGTGTAATagttaaaagttttgttttattttttagataacgtttaatattttgttattgatatttttttaaatattttttatttaaaaatatattaaaataatattttttttattttttaaaatttatttttaatcctatCACGTTAAAATAATCGagacacataaaaaaaaatagtctgaACACACGTCAAAATAGTTAAAAGTTATGAACCTGAGAGGTAGGATGCAGAAAACATTATCTGAAAAGATCACGTCGACGTGGACAGCGCATTTTTAAAAatgcttaaataaaaattgaatcgtgccaaattaaaaataaaataagataaaataaagacAGGTGGCATAAAGCAAGCGGTTAAGAGCTGAAACCCAATTTAGTACTTTCAAGTTATGTCTCACTACTAGGAGCTCGAAGCGCGCTCCGTGCCTTGAATGCCATCCACGCTTTCTGTTCACACACAGACACTCATTTTATTTACGAGGACCGTGAAAATGAAAGCACTGCgacgatgatgatgaaaaaaaaattaacaaaagcgCGAAACCCCACAGAACCAAACAGCTCGCAAGCCTTCGTCTTTATGGCAGATATTTTGTATTCTCTCATCTTTTGCTTTCGAACCACCCACCAATCAATGCTCTAGCATAAATACATTCAACATTTCCTCCCTCAACGGTTACTTGCTTTCATTGCCCTCATCTTAACTGctacttttcctttccttccccCCTTATAATTCCCATTTCACAATAATTCTGTTCTGAGCGAGTGATGGATTTCTCATCTTTCTTGACGTCTTTAGGGACGTCGTTTTTGATTTTCGTAGTGTTAATGCTTCTGTTTACATGGCTGTCGAGGAAGCCTGGAAACTCCTTCGTGTATTACCCCAACCGGATCTTGAAAGGTCTGGATCCCTGGGATGGCGGGTCAAGATCCCGCAACCCGTTTGCTTGGATCCGGGAAGCCTTCTCTTCCAGCGAGCAGGACGTTATAAACATGTCCGGTGTAGACGCTGCTGTCTACTTTGTCTTCTTGAGCACtggtatttgattaattaaactctCTTTCTCcgagtctctctctcttgtaAAAAAGTAATACAGAGAATCGCTTCGATTGTAATGTTGTGACTAATTTATCAAGTTGTTGAAATCATACCATTTAcgggtttctttctttctttgagtCTTTTAATTGTGTCCCTTTTTGGTGGTAGTTCTGTTCTTTACGAGCGTGTATGTGGTCGCTTTCTGTTCTTTCTTCCCCTTAAACTAATTTCTGGCAAAGGGATGGTTGCCTTCCAAAACTTGATACTGtaaccttttcatttttctctgttttccgatttccttttttatttactttagttTGCTCAGAACAAAGTTTTGTTTACATGGTTGCCTTGCAACTAAAAAAAGtacaaatctaaaataattggGTTTGACAATGACTGCTCTTATTGGTCGTGCTTGAATTACTGACAAGCACCATACATCATAGGATTAAGCAAATCCATCTGTGTACATTTCTTCATGATTTCGGACAACTCTCACTTCCATTCCATGTATTATTTCTCAGACAACTGCTCTCCTCacgttgtttattttttacttttttttttgttctatatgACAGCGCTGGCAATATTGGTTTTGTCTGGCCTTGTTCTGCTGCCGGTACTTCTGCCTGTTGCTGCCACCGACGACAATGTGAAAACACAAAAAGCTAAAGGCAATCAGACTTTTAGTGACATTGACAAGTTATTAATGGGAAATGTTAAGGTACCTCAACCACTCCTCTTTCTTTGGGTTTTTTGCTTGAACTGACTTGCTCCATGGAAAAATATGTCTGCAGGGGGGGAGTCCAAGACTGTGGGCATTCTTGATTGCTACCTATTGGGTTTCTCTTGTTACCTATTTCTTGTTATGGAAGGCGTACGTGCATGTTTCTGGGCTGAGAGCAAATGCTCTAATGTCTCCTGAACTGACACCAGAGCAATTCGCTGTTCTTGTCAGAGACATACCTCCTGTCCCTGAGGGCCAAACTAGAAAGGAACAGGTTGATTCATATTTTAAATCCATCTATCCTGAGACATTTTATAGATCATTGGTGGTGACAAACAACAAagaggtatttttttatattttaaattagtttcttCCTTTCCATGCTCTTGCCACTTACCCTGATGTTTTGGATTCCACATCCTAAATCGCTTCTGTAATTTGAGCCAACCCACGTTTTTTAGTTTCCAATTCCTTTGAGCTTTCAGaatttattataaagaaaagggaaaaaaggacTTTAGTGCTAGTAAAATATTGATTCCATATCAAGTATATTTGAGGTTATCGTATATATTATTCCATATCAAGGAATTTATGATCCTTGACCAATGTCAATTGTGAGTTTTCTTTTACTGTGCTGTGCTGCATACTGTATGAGCTCTGCTGATTTTGAGCCGCCTCTTTTTTCTAAAACTCTTCTAGGTTAACAAGATTTATAAAGAGTTGGAAGGATACAAGAAGAAGCTTGCACATGCAGAAGCTGTATACgatgaatccaaaaaaacagGCAAACCAGAAGGATTGAGACCAGCCATCAGAATTGGGCCCCTTGGTATTGTTGGTAGAAAGGTAGATAGCATAGAGCACTACAATGAGAAGATTAAAGAGCTAATCCCAAAGTTGGAAGCTGAACAGAAAGTCACTCTCCGGGAGAATCAACAAGCTTGTGCTTTTGCCTTCTTCACCAATAGGGTGACTGCAGCTTCTGCCGCCCAGAGTCTACACGCCCAAATGGTTGACACCTGGACTGTCATGGAAGCCCCTGAACCACGTCAAATAATATGGTCTAATCTTAAAATTAAGTACTTTCAAAGGATAATTCGGCAGtatgttgtttgttttattgtggCTCTGACCATATTGTTTTATATGATACCAATCGGGTTCATATCCGCATTAACAACCCTGGATAATCTGAAGAAACTTCTCCCATTTTTAAAGCCAATTGTGAATATTGTCGCAGTTAAGACGGTGCTGGAAGCGTACCTTCCTCAGATTGCACTCATTGTGTTTTTGGCACTGTTGCCCAAGTTACTTTTCGCTCTCTCCAAGGCTGAGGGAATTCCTTCAGTGGGCCATGCAGTAAGGGCCACTTCTGGAAAATATTTCTATTTTACCGTCCTGAACGTTTTTATTGGAGTGACACTGGGCGGCACCTTATTCAGCACGTTCAAGAGCATTGAGAAGAAACCAAACTCCATTGTTAGTTTGCTTGCGAGTAGCCTCCCGGGGAATGCAACTTTCTTCCTGACTTTTGTGGCTCTGAAGTAAGCTTACTATATTACCTTataattcttttccttttagaaAGCTATGGTTTTAGTCGTCTACCCCTCCAGAACATGTTGCGCGACAGCCAGAGCTGTTTTTTTCGTTCTTCTGTCAAAGAACTCCCCTTGCCACAAGATCTTCTTGTGCTCTGCTAAACCACTTGAACATAAAAAAGAGTTTCTTATGCTAATGTGTTTGCCTTTTctgtttctatttattttgatctaGATACTTGGTCTGtttatcattattctttttGGAATGCATTTTTTGACTTTTAAGTATTCTGTGGCTCTCAGGTTTTTCGTTGGCTATGGACTCGAGCTGTCTCGTATAGTTCCTCTAATCATTTTTCATCTAAAGAAGAAGTATCTTTGCAAGACCGAAGCTGAGTTAAAAGAAGCTTGGTTTCCTGGAGATTTAGGGTATGCAACCAGGATTCCTGGTGACATGCTTGTTATCACCATTGTTCTTTGCTACTCTGTCATAGCCCCTCTGATTATTCCATTTGGAGTGGTGTACTTTGGCCTGGGATGGCTTGTCCTTAGGAACCAGGTAAGGATGCCGTTCATAAAAACTTCAGAatgttttatttggattttggaATGGTTAGTCTGCTTGACtagcagtgtttttttttttttttcagaattcatTATGTGCTTACTTGATATGTCTTTCTATGTTCATATTCCTTGAACTCTTACAAATTCTGGccaatagaaatcaaaatttccTCAAACCTGTGCTGGCATGAGATGGGATGCATTCATTCTGATGGGTTAACACTTCAAATTTTGTAGCTAGCTAAAAACAACATGTATTGTGTATTGATATGACAAACATGTGCTGAATTTCGGATCGATCTGTTTGACTGCGAAGCGTGTGTTCACttgatattttcatttcattttgaaGTGCTGCAAGTTTTGGCAAATAGAAGTTAGTATTTTCACAAAACATGCGATTTAACTCTTCCAGTTTTGCAGCTAAACATGTACTCTACTCATCATGGTGCTAATCAATATTAATTGCAAATGTGGTTACATTTAACAGGCACTCAAAGTATATGCTCCATCCTATGAGACCTATGGCAGGATGTGGCCCCACATCCACACAAGAGTCATAGCTGCTCTGATACTATACCAGGTTACAATGTTCGGTTATTTTGGGGTGAAGAAATTCTCCTTCAGTACTCTCTTACTAATTCCACTGCCGATAGTTTCCTTGCTGTTCGCCTATGTCTGTCAGAAGAAATTCTATCGATCTTTCTCTGACACAGCCCTTGAAGTTGCTTGCCGTGAATTGAAGGAAATTCCTAACATGGAACGCATCTACAGATCTTTTATCCCACCAAGCTTGAGCTCTGAAAAGGCCGATGATGACCACTTCGAAGATGCACTGTCACAAGTTTCAAGAGTCGGATCGTTTGCATGATATTACTGTGTTGGTAGCTAGCTAATTGCTCGATGAAGTCTTGTAGTACCTTTAGCTTCTAAAACTTGGACCATTTGTCGATTTGTGGATCACGTCATGGAATTACTTGTAAACATAGTGTGTATTTCATGGATTTTACTCGAGAGTTGAAGCTCTTGAGGTTGCAGATTGCTTTCAAAAACATCAAGATGAACCGAAACCTGCGTTCGTTCAAAAGCAGTCGTTGTATTTCAACAAGTATTTGATTGTGTGCAGATGCATTATTAACAAAGTTTCAGTTTGTAACGTGGtttcaaatttctttaaattttatttttttattattgttgaattgttttgatgacttgatattaaaaatatattttttaaaaaaattattttaatattttttaaaataaataatattttaaaaataatcacattaTAAAAGGAATgttacaaaaattataaaaaatcttaattaaatattttttataggtaCATAGAATAATAACAATACAAGTGACAGCATAGGGT from the Populus nigra chromosome 1, ddPopNigr1.1, whole genome shotgun sequence genome contains:
- the LOC133691803 gene encoding CSC1-like protein ERD4, which produces MDFSSFLTSLGTSFLIFVVLMLLFTWLSRKPGNSFVYYPNRILKGLDPWDGGSRSRNPFAWIREAFSSSEQDVINMSGVDAAVYFVFLSTALAILVLSGLVLLPVLLPVAATDDNVKTQKAKGNQTFSDIDKLLMGNVKGGSPRLWAFLIATYWVSLVTYFLLWKAYVHVSGLRANALMSPELTPEQFAVLVRDIPPVPEGQTRKEQVDSYFKSIYPETFYRSLVVTNNKEVNKIYKELEGYKKKLAHAEAVYDESKKTGKPEGLRPAIRIGPLGIVGRKVDSIEHYNEKIKELIPKLEAEQKVTLRENQQACAFAFFTNRVTAASAAQSLHAQMVDTWTVMEAPEPRQIIWSNLKIKYFQRIIRQYVVCFIVALTILFYMIPIGFISALTTLDNLKKLLPFLKPIVNIVAVKTVLEAYLPQIALIVFLALLPKLLFALSKAEGIPSVGHAVRATSGKYFYFTVLNVFIGVTLGGTLFSTFKSIEKKPNSIVSLLASSLPGNATFFLTFVALKFFVGYGLELSRIVPLIIFHLKKKYLCKTEAELKEAWFPGDLGYATRIPGDMLVITIVLCYSVIAPLIIPFGVVYFGLGWLVLRNQALKVYAPSYETYGRMWPHIHTRVIAALILYQVTMFGYFGVKKFSFSTLLLIPLPIVSLLFAYVCQKKFYRSFSDTALEVACRELKEIPNMERIYRSFIPPSLSSEKADDDHFEDALSQVSRVGSFA